The sequence below is a genomic window from Aureispira sp. CCB-E.
TGTCTCCGTTTACATCACAGCTTTTTCTATCTTTAAGCCCAATTGATTTGCTAAATTTAGTACCCTGTAGGTTGCTAAAAGGATATTGATAGCCTCGTGAGCTGGTATGATATTAAGAAATGGTATCGCTTTCTCTGTTTTTACTAAAAAATTAGTAGATAAGGAATCGAATTACAACGTTAGGACATAGATTATAGTCTTATACTTGGCAACTTCAGGCACACCTCTACTTGGTAGTTTCTTAATCTGTGTTTTTAGTAGGTTATGAATAATTGATTTTTAAATAGTTTTGTTGAGAAATAATTGATTGGTACATGGAAGTACAAACAAAAAAAGTACAATTTGCAATTGTTGGTGCTGGACATATTGGCAAACGGCATGCAGCTATGATTGAAAAAAATCAAGAGGCAAACTTAGTCGCACTTTGTGATATAGAACATCCAAAATTCTTAAACATAGAAGACTTTGATGTTCCCTTTTATAATTCCATAGAGGCTTTGTTGGCTGCTGATTTAGAGATTGATGTAGTTTGTATTTGTACGCCAAATGGAGTGCATGCAGAGCAAGCAATTCTGGCTTTGGGAGCTCACAAGCATGTTGTTTGCGAAAAACCAATGGGACTCAGCAAGGAAGCTTGTGAAGCTGTGATTTTTAAATCGCTGCAAGTCAATCGCCATGTTTTTTGTGTTATGCAAAATCGTTATTCGCCTCCGTCTATTTGGGTCAAAGAGATGATTGATCAGCAGAGATTGGGGCAAATTTTTATGGTACAAATAAATTGTTACTGGAATAGAGATGATCGTTATTATTATAAAAATGGTCAGCAACATACTTGGAAAGGTCGGTTAGAATCGGATGGAGGACCCTTGTTTACGCAATTTTCGCATTTTGTAGATATCCTGTATTGGCTATTTGGCGATATCAAAAATATACAGGCTATGTTTCATAACTTTTCCCATCAGCACTCTACTGAGTTTGAAGACTCTGGAGTGGTTCAGTTTGACTTTGTAAAAGGCGGGATGGGCTGTATTAACTATTCTACAGCGATATATGACAAAAATTTAGAGAGCAGCCTAACAATCATAGGGAGTGAAGGTTCTTTAAAAATTGGAGGGCAGTATATGAATGAGGTCGAGTACTGCCATATTAAAGATTATACCATGCCCACTTTAGCAGCATCTAATCCTGCCAATGATTATGGGGCTTACAAAGGTTCTGCGGCTAATCACGGTTATGTGATCCAGAATGTGATTGATGTCATCAAAGAAAAGAAACCAATTACAACGAATGCTTTAGAAGGATTGAAAGTTGTAGAGATTATTGAAAATATTTACAAGCTTAAAAGCAATAATAAGTAACCGTTCAGCTAGCTAAAAACAAAGCACTCACGAAGTGAACTGTATTTCTTTTTGTACTGCGTTTGATGGCAAAAAAAACTGAATAGTGGATAACTAAAAAATAAGACAGATGAGTTATTACGCACACGAAACTGCGGTTATAGATGAAGGATGTATCATTGGTGCTGGAACTAAAATTTGGCACTTTAGCCATATCATGCCCAATAGCGTTATTGGAGAATCTTGTAATATTGGGCAAAATGTAGTTGTATCTCCCAAAGTTCAGTTGGGCAACAATGTAAAAGTTCAAAATAATGTCTCTATTTATACTGGCGTGACTTGCGAAGATGATGTATTTTTAGGACCATCTATGGTTTTTACTAATGTTATTAATCCTAGATCGGCTGTAGTGCGCAGAGGTCAATATAGCCCTACTGTTGTACAAAAAGGAGCCTCTATTGGAGCTAATGCGACCATTGTCTGTGGCAATACAATCGGGGCTTATGCTTTGATAGGTGCGGGAACTGTAGTCACAAAGGACGTCCTTCCTTATGCTTTGGTGGTGGGGAATCCTTCGAAACAGATTGGATGGGTGAGCGAATATGGACATCGTTTGAATTTTAATGAGAAGGGGCAAGCAATTTGTCCAGAAAGCGATCAGGTATATGCATTAAAAGATGATTTGGTGACAAGAATTCAATAAAGATGAATATTGCAGGGAATATATGGAAATTGTATGTAATTAAAATGTCCAAGTGGTTTATGGTTTATATGCCAATTGTGGTATTATTCTTACAGTCCAATGGTTTGAGTTTGCGAGATGTAATGCTTGTCAATGCCATTTATTCGATCTCTGTTGCCTTCTTTGAAATTCCTTCAGGGTACTTTTCAGATCGACTAGGACGCAAGAATTCTATTATATTAGGAACATTATTTATGACGGCTCAATTTACTGCATATAGCTTGTCGTACGATTTTTGGAGTTTAGGTTTGGGGGCAATTATTGGAGGCTTAGGAGCTAGTTTTATATCAGGAACAGATTCTGCCTTGTTATATGACTCTTTGCATGTTTTGAATCGAAAAGGAGATTATCTCAAATGGGAGGGACGAACGTACGCTATTGGAACATTTTCAGAAGCAGTAGCCGCTATTATTGGAGGTTGGCTGGCATATACGTATGGATTACGTTATCCGATGTATGTTCAGGTAGGGATTAGTTTTTTAGGAGTAATAACCGCTTTTTCTTTGGTAGAACCTCCGATACACAAAGAGCATGATCGAGGTAATTGGGAACAAATGCGCTATATTTTGCACTATACTTTTCTGAAAAATAAACAATTGCGATTTTTTATTTTTTTAGCCTCTATTTTTGGCTTAGCCTCCTTGTTATTAGCTTGGTTTGCACAACCTTATTTTGATTATAAAAAAATAGAAGAAAATAACATTGGTTACTTGTGGGCTGCCTTGAATATGACGGTTGCTTTGTTTGCTTTAAATGCACATCATGGTAGTAAGTTGCTATCTTCCAAACAATTAATATTTGTCATTCTATTTGGCTTTGCGATCGGATATAGTGTGTTGGGAGGATATGGAGGTGCTTTTTTATGGTTGGGATTGTTGGCTATGTTTGTTATGTATGCTTTGAGAGGTTTGGCTACGCCTACTTTTTTAAATTTAATCAATCAACATGCTCCTCCTGATATGCGAGCAACCGTGTTGTCTATTCGAGGATTTAGCGTTCGAGTACTGTATGCTATATCAGCTCCTATTCTAGGGTGGGTGGCAGATATTTATACGATTTTAGAGACATTTTTATTAATAGGCGTGATAATTGGTTTAGCAACGATTGTCGCAATTGGATTTTATTCTTTAGTTTTGCAGGAATAGACCTTAGGATATAGCGTATTTAACCTCTAAAAAGATAAGAACATGCAGCGTATTTTATTGATTTGGATAGGAATTTTTTGCCTACAAATAACTCAATTATTAGCAAAACCGTGCTCAGAAGATTTTTTTATAGATGATGTCAAAGCACGTTTTTATGTTGAAAAATACAAACATATTGCAGTAGCAGAAATGGACCGAACTGGAATTCCTGCCAGTATTAAAATGGCACAAGGTATCTTAGAGTCGGGTGTTGGAGAGAGTGAACTAGCCAATGTGGCCAACAATCATTTTGGAATCAAATGTGGGGGCGAAGTTTGGCAAGGTGCCACACATTATGTGTGGGATGACGAAGTTGTGAAATCTTGTTTTCGAGTTTACGAAAGTGCCGAAGAGTCTTATATTGCACACAGCGAGTTTTTGTTAAACCCCAAGAAAGCTTTTCGATATGGTGTTTTGTTTGAATTAGAAAAACACGATTATAAAGGATGGGCAAAAGGTTTGCAAAAATCAGGCTATGCTACCTCAAAAACATATTCTAAAAACTTGATTGCTATCATAGAGCGATTGGAGTTGTACAAACTAGATTATTTGACGGTAGAGGTGCTAGCACTGACGGAGGATGAATTGGCGAATATTTTCCCAAAAACAGGACCAGAAGTTGATTTGAATGCAGAAGATACGACCACAACGACCACACGTATTCCAGACCCATTCAGCTCCGTACTAGATAGTGTCGATATGGTGTTGACATTGTATCAATTCCGTGTAAATGATATTGATGCCGTTTATGTTCAACCTGGTGATGATTTGCAAAGCATTGCGGATCGTTATCGAAAAAATGCTAAAAAACTGTATTGTTACAATGAATTAAAAGGCAGAGAACTAAAGGTTGGACAATATATATTCTTAGATAAAAAACGCAATTGTTATCAACATTCAGATACCAAAAAATCTAGTAATATACATATTGTAAATAAAGGACAAAGTATGTATGATATAGCTCAGTTATACGGTATAAAACTTCGAAAGTTATTAAAATATAATAAAGTATACCGCCATCAAGCTCCTAGACCCGGTGTGCAGATTTTTCTTAAAAAACAAAAGCGATAGTCTCGTTTGCCATACAATACATAGAAATTAAAGATGCTGAATATTTGACTAGAATGTTCAGCATTTTTTATTATTTACAATCGCTTTTTTCGAAAAAAGTTGGTTATAATAGTAGCGCATTCTTCTGCTAAGATACCAGTAGATACTTTTGTTTTTGGATGCAATGCTTGGGGAGCTAGTCTTCGATAGCCCCTTTTGCTATCGCTGGCACCAATGATAAGCTCGCCTAATTGAGTCCATGCCAAAGCACCTGTACACATGACACAAGGTTCTAAGGTTACATACAAGCGACATTGCTGGAGGTACTTATTGCCTAGGTATTTACTAGCAGCAGAAATTGCTAATATCTCTGCATGTGCTGTCACATCTATTAAGTGTTCTGTCCAATTGTGTGCACGAGCAATAATCTGTTGATTACAAACGACAACAGCCCCAACAGGAATTTCGTCGAGACTTGCGGCCTTTTCGGCTTCTTTTAACGCTTCTTTCATATAATATTCGTGCGAGAAAACAGAAAACATTGTATCTTGGTTCTTTCTTAAAAAATGAGTCTATTTATCGTTGTATGTTTCTAAATAATTTTAAGTAATCGTTCAAAAAAAATAACAAGTAAAACAGCCTTCTTTTTGCGCTACTCTTTATCAGAAAAACTTGCCTTAGCTCGCTAAGCCTTCCTTTTTCTTCTTGGATTAGCAAAAAAATAATCCCATTTTTTGCTATTATTTTTTCTGACCACCTACTTAACAAAACAAATCATCGTCAAAATGGCTTTTACCTGTTCTTGGTAATTACCTATTAGAACGTTAAATATACGGTATTTTTGAACTAAATATTTTAGATTCATGTAAGTTGTTTTAATTTATTGATTCGCGTCATGCAAAAAAATTGAAGTAAGGTTGGCAAAGAGAAAAAGAACGCATGAAGAAATAATAATATAAAACCACGGATGCCCTTTGGTTTTAACGTATCATAGAGCTACTTTGGAAAGTTATTTGATAGTCTGTCAAGGACAGAATATACATATTATAATCTTAGTAATGGAACAAAATTATGAACTATAATTAGGTGCATTGCTTTCAATCAATTTTATATCATTTATGCGTAGGCAAATTCTTTTTCTATTTTTTTTATTGGCAACGGTTCAGGT
It includes:
- a CDS encoding MFS transporter, whose product is MNIAGNIWKLYVIKMSKWFMVYMPIVVLFLQSNGLSLRDVMLVNAIYSISVAFFEIPSGYFSDRLGRKNSIILGTLFMTAQFTAYSLSYDFWSLGLGAIIGGLGASFISGTDSALLYDSLHVLNRKGDYLKWEGRTYAIGTFSEAVAAIIGGWLAYTYGLRYPMYVQVGISFLGVITAFSLVEPPIHKEHDRGNWEQMRYILHYTFLKNKQLRFFIFLASIFGLASLLLAWFAQPYFDYKKIEENNIGYLWAALNMTVALFALNAHHGSKLLSSKQLIFVILFGFAIGYSVLGGYGGAFLWLGLLAMFVMYALRGLATPTFLNLINQHAPPDMRATVLSIRGFSVRVLYAISAPILGWVADIYTILETFLLIGVIIGLATIVAIGFYSLVLQE
- a CDS encoding nucleoside deaminase, producing the protein MFSVFSHEYYMKEALKEAEKAASLDEIPVGAVVVCNQQIIARAHNWTEHLIDVTAHAEILAISAASKYLGNKYLQQCRLYVTLEPCVMCTGALAWTQLGELIIGASDSKRGYRRLAPQALHPKTKVSTGILAEECATIITNFFRKKRL
- a CDS encoding Gfo/Idh/MocA family protein codes for the protein MEVQTKKVQFAIVGAGHIGKRHAAMIEKNQEANLVALCDIEHPKFLNIEDFDVPFYNSIEALLAADLEIDVVCICTPNGVHAEQAILALGAHKHVVCEKPMGLSKEACEAVIFKSLQVNRHVFCVMQNRYSPPSIWVKEMIDQQRLGQIFMVQINCYWNRDDRYYYKNGQQHTWKGRLESDGGPLFTQFSHFVDILYWLFGDIKNIQAMFHNFSHQHSTEFEDSGVVQFDFVKGGMGCINYSTAIYDKNLESSLTIIGSEGSLKIGGQYMNEVEYCHIKDYTMPTLAASNPANDYGAYKGSAANHGYVIQNVIDVIKEKKPITTNALEGLKVVEIIENIYKLKSNNK
- a CDS encoding glucosaminidase domain-containing protein, with the translated sequence MQRILLIWIGIFCLQITQLLAKPCSEDFFIDDVKARFYVEKYKHIAVAEMDRTGIPASIKMAQGILESGVGESELANVANNHFGIKCGGEVWQGATHYVWDDEVVKSCFRVYESAEESYIAHSEFLLNPKKAFRYGVLFELEKHDYKGWAKGLQKSGYATSKTYSKNLIAIIERLELYKLDYLTVEVLALTEDELANIFPKTGPEVDLNAEDTTTTTTRIPDPFSSVLDSVDMVLTLYQFRVNDIDAVYVQPGDDLQSIADRYRKNAKKLYCYNELKGRELKVGQYIFLDKKRNCYQHSDTKKSSNIHIVNKGQSMYDIAQLYGIKLRKLLKYNKVYRHQAPRPGVQIFLKKQKR
- a CDS encoding acyltransferase, yielding MSYYAHETAVIDEGCIIGAGTKIWHFSHIMPNSVIGESCNIGQNVVVSPKVQLGNNVKVQNNVSIYTGVTCEDDVFLGPSMVFTNVINPRSAVVRRGQYSPTVVQKGASIGANATIVCGNTIGAYALIGAGTVVTKDVLPYALVVGNPSKQIGWVSEYGHRLNFNEKGQAICPESDQVYALKDDLVTRIQ